A genome region from Triticum aestivum cultivar Chinese Spring chromosome 2B, IWGSC CS RefSeq v2.1, whole genome shotgun sequence includes the following:
- the LOC123045954 gene encoding putative adenylate cyclase regulatory protein: MGSACSRNRGQVVHEDQLYSVKFSKSGSFKWLLHTLSRSSSDVLRKAQGPGPGRRPSLVELCVARVREDISRYSDFSMLPRDLSQQIFNELVRCSYITEELLGAFRDCALQDICLDEYPGVKDAWMEVIASQGQSLLSVDISCSDVTDSGLNLLKDCSNMQSLACNYCDRISEHGLKTVSGLSNLTSLSLKKCAAVTAEGAKAFAKLVNLVNLDLERCPKIHGGLVHLKGLRKLETLNMRYCNGITDSDMKYLSDFTNLRELQLSCCKISDCGVSYLRGLSKLSHLNLEGCAVTAACLEAISGLASLVLLNLNRCGICDEGCEKLEGLVKLKVLNLGFNHITDACLVHLRELINLECLNLDSCKIGDEGLLHLKGLLQLRSLELSDTAVGSNGLRHLSGLRNLHSMNLSFTVITDISLKKIAGMNSLRSLNLDNRQITDNGLAALTTLTGLTHLDLFGARITDAGTNCLRYFKGLRSLEVCGGLITDAGVKNIKDLKDLTLLNLSQNGNLTDKTLEIISGLTALVSLNLSSSRVSNAGLHHLRPLQNLRSLSLDSCKVTACEIKKLQLAALPNLVSVRPE; this comes from the exons ATGGGCAGTGCCTGCTCAAGGAACAGAGGCCAAGTGGTCCATGAGGATCAACTGTACAGCGTCAAGTTCTCCAAGAGCGGCAGCTTCAAATGGCTGCTGCACACGCTGTCACGCAGCAGCTCTGATGTGCTCCGGAAGGCGCAGGGACCGGGCCCAGGTCGCCGCCCGTCACTGGTGGAACTTTGCGTGGCCAGAGTCCGTGAG GACATAAGTAGGTATTCAGATTTCTCCATGCTGCCTAGGGATCTTAGCCAGCAGATATTCAATGAACTGGTGCGGTGTAGCTACATCACCGAGGAGTTGCTGGGAGCTTTTCGCGACTGTGCTTTGCAG GATATTTGTCTGGATGAGTACCCTGGAGTGAAGGATGCTTGGATGGAAGTAATCGCTTCTCAAGGGCAGTCCTTGCTATCTGTTGACATCTCTTGCTCTGATGTGACTGATAGTGGATTGAATCTTCTCAAAGATTGCTCAAATATGCAAAGTCTGGCATGCAATTACTGTGATCGAATTTCTGAACATGGACTTAAAACAGTGTCAG GCCTCTCAAACTTGACATCGCTCAGCCTTAAGAAATGTGCTGCTGTTACAGCTGAAGGAGCAAAAGCCTTTGCAAAGTTagttaacttggtaaatttggacCTTGAGCGATGCCCAAAAATTCATGGTGGCCTTGTTCATTTAAAAG GCTTGAGAAAACTGGAAACACTGAACATGAGATATTGTAACGGCATCACAGATTCAGATATGAAGTATTTATCAG ATTTTACGAACTTGAGAGAGTTGCAACTGTCTTGCTGCAAAATAAGTGATTGTGGTGTTTCTTATCTGAGAG GTCTGTCCAAACTATCCCACCTAAATCTGGAGGGCTGTGCAGTGACTGCTGCTTGTTTGGAAGCTATATCAG GATTGGCTTCATTGGTTTTGTTAAATCTCAATAGGTGTGGCATATGTGATGAAGGCTGTGAGAAATTGGAAG GTCTTGTCAAATTGAAGGTTCTTAATTTAGGGTTCAACCACATTACAGATGCCTGCTTGGTTCATCTACGAG AATTGATCAATTTGGAGTGTTTGAACTTGGACTCATGCAAGATTGGTGATGAGGGGCTATTGCACCTGAAAG GCCTTTTGCAATTAAGAAGTTTGGAACTTTCGGACACTGCAGTTGGAAGCAATGGACTTCGTCATCTCTCTG GTCTTCGGAATTTGCATAGCATGAATCTCTCTTTTACAGTGATTACGGACATTAGTCTGAAGAAAATTGCTGGCATGAATTCACTGAGGTCACTTAATCTTGATAATCGCCAAATCACAGACAATGGCTTGGCGGCTCTTACAA CTCTCACCGGGTTAACGCACCTTGATCTTTTTGGAGCTCGTATAACTGATGCTGGGACAAACTGCCTCAGAT ATTTCAAGGGTCTGCGGTCTCTGGAGGTCTGCGGTGGGCTAATCACTGATGCTGGAGTGAAGAACATCAAGGACCTCAAAGACCTGACGTTGCTTAACCTATCCCAAAACGGCAACCTCACAGACAAGACCTTGGAGATAATCTCGG GCCTGACCGCTTTGGTCTCGCTGAACCTATCGAGCTCCCGGGTGTCCAACGCCGGCCTCCACCACCTGAGGCCGCTGCAGAACCTGCGCTCGCTGTCGCTCGACTCGTGCAAGGTGACGGCCTGCGAGATCAAGAAGCTTCAGCTGGCCGCCCTCCCCAACCTGGTAAGCGTGCGGCCGGAGTAG